One genomic window of Polaromonas sp. SP1 includes the following:
- a CDS encoding lytic transglycosylase domain-containing protein codes for MKLPLALRLPFPAFISLLRRPLRTAGLPAMVLGLAALFSAPAHADIWGYVDKDGIAHFSAARLDDRYELFFRGAESFSAGGSNAGRSGKAVGSGANRATGVAAAPPKLLAYFDVSPNYKAVKHLLREASATHGIDYELLQALIATESGFNTQAVSPKGAVGLMQLIPPTAERYGVRATKDSTVHKRLTDPKTNIRAGSSYLSDLIAMFPGQLELAIAAYNAGEGAVQRAGNKIPNYPETKNYVKTVMQLYNHLKPPSMMASSGGRVRMEMMGGTGRGNMVPATTVASTVTPEVQPEQN; via the coding sequence ATGAAACTGCCTTTGGCCTTGCGCCTCCCATTTCCCGCATTTATTTCGCTGCTGCGCAGGCCTTTGCGCACCGCCGGCCTGCCCGCCATGGTGTTGGGGCTGGCCGCACTGTTTTCCGCCCCGGCCCATGCCGACATCTGGGGCTATGTCGACAAGGACGGCATTGCGCATTTCTCCGCCGCGCGGCTGGACGACCGCTATGAGCTCTTTTTCCGCGGCGCCGAAAGCTTCAGCGCGGGCGGCAGCAACGCCGGGCGCAGCGGCAAGGCCGTGGGCAGCGGCGCCAACCGTGCCACGGGTGTGGCCGCCGCGCCGCCCAAGCTGCTGGCCTACTTTGATGTGTCGCCCAATTACAAGGCCGTCAAGCACCTGCTGCGCGAGGCCTCGGCCACGCACGGCATCGACTACGAACTGCTGCAGGCGCTGATTGCCACCGAGTCGGGCTTCAATACCCAGGCGGTATCGCCCAAGGGCGCGGTCGGGCTGATGCAGCTGATCCCGCCCACGGCGGAGCGTTATGGCGTTCGGGCCACCAAGGACTCCACCGTCCACAAAAGGCTGACCGACCCCAAGACCAACATCCGCGCCGGCTCCAGTTACCTCAGCGACCTGATCGCCATGTTCCCGGGCCAGCTCGAGCTGGCCATCGCCGCCTACAACGCGGGCGAGGGCGCCGTCCAACGTGCGGGCAACAAGATTCCGAACTACCCGGAAACCAAAAACTACGTCAAGACCGTGATGCAGCTCTACAACCACCTCAAGCCGCCCAGCATGATGGCGTCTTCCGGTGGCCGGGTGCGCATGGAGATGATGGGCGGCACCGGCCGCGGCAACATGGTGCCCGCGACCACGGTGGCATCCACCGTCACGCCAGAGGTTCAGCCCGAGCAGAACTGA
- a CDS encoding GGDEF domain-containing protein, with the protein MHLVFNPGMFALGVAVGVLGLVLLLSLIIAFAYDERTLLALGAYVSLMVAAVIAGQQFADDTGRVEDLLLVAGPSLLAGLQAWLLKNRHFSTAAKVIIAVVVLASLVLLGLVAGVASPSISQIAALVWGVLLLAFHAYLMQQSWDSAGPWKWWLLFGLLAGLVISVSSLAGWTDTRQPYWPVVLMLLLQVPPIYLSLVWRSRLLNESRLRSFSANVTDPLTGLATTSVLVERLMRVMSRVHQTPGSNALFLIEVQNWQGLLNELGAEFNEKMLLEAAMRLRRTVGDNDLAARISGGHFAVVAQGLQGAEEVNSLATRLVVSGLRIDSPLLQGVEFKFRVIVSLLKNSKPMTLPETHEWLGRMADIFRDWPRSHRNRSILVVTEDQLTNPDSPGGPNGTNGSKGSTNSKRDSIFSFLPPMSR; encoded by the coding sequence ATGCACCTTGTGTTCAATCCCGGGATGTTTGCGCTGGGTGTGGCGGTCGGGGTGTTGGGCCTGGTGCTGCTTCTCAGTTTGATCATCGCTTTTGCCTATGACGAGCGCACGCTGCTGGCGTTGGGCGCCTACGTGTCGCTGATGGTGGCGGCGGTGATCGCGGGCCAGCAGTTTGCAGACGATACCGGGCGGGTGGAAGACCTGTTGCTGGTGGCCGGCCCCTCCTTGCTGGCGGGGCTGCAGGCCTGGCTCCTGAAAAACCGGCACTTCTCCACGGCGGCCAAAGTGATCATCGCCGTTGTCGTCTTGGCCAGTCTGGTATTGCTGGGCCTTGTCGCCGGCGTGGCATCGCCTTCGATTTCGCAAATCGCCGCGCTGGTGTGGGGCGTTTTGCTGCTGGCGTTCCATGCTTACCTCATGCAGCAATCATGGGACTCGGCCGGGCCCTGGAAATGGTGGCTGCTGTTTGGCTTGTTGGCCGGGCTGGTGATTTCCGTGTCTTCCCTCGCCGGATGGACCGATACCCGGCAGCCCTACTGGCCGGTGGTGTTGATGCTCCTGTTGCAGGTGCCGCCCATCTACCTGTCGCTGGTCTGGCGCAGCCGCCTCCTCAATGAAAGCCGCCTGCGCAGTTTCTCTGCCAACGTCACTGATCCATTGACCGGCCTGGCCACCACCAGTGTGCTGGTCGAGCGCCTGATGCGTGTGATGTCGCGCGTGCACCAGACGCCGGGTAGCAACGCGCTGTTCCTGATCGAGGTGCAGAACTGGCAAGGCCTCCTCAACGAACTGGGGGCTGAGTTCAACGAAAAAATGCTGCTCGAAGCGGCCATGCGACTGCGCCGCACCGTCGGCGACAACGACCTGGCCGCCCGTATCTCCGGTGGGCACTTTGCCGTAGTGGCGCAGGGCCTGCAGGGCGCGGAAGAGGTCAACTCCCTGGCCACCCGGCTCGTGGTCAGCGGGCTGCGCATTGACAGCCCTTTGCTGCAAGGTGTGGAATTCAAGTTTCGCGTCATCGTGAGCCTGCTGAAGAACAGCAAACCGATGACATTGCCCGAGACCCATGAATGGCTGGGCCGCATGGCCGATATCTTCAGGGACTGGCCGCGCAGCCACCGCAACCGCAGCATCCTGGTGGTGACTGAAGACCAGTTGACCAATCCAGACAGCCCAGGTGGCCCCAATGGTACGAACGGTTCCAAGGGCTCCACGAACTCAAAGCGCGACTCGATCTTTTCATTCCTGCCCCCCATGAGCCGCTGA